A genomic segment from Pseudomonas sp. S09G 359 encodes:
- a CDS encoding bifunctional nitrate reductase/sulfite reductase flavoprotein subunit alpha — translation MANQSVRSVCPYCGVGCGIVMQVENNKVVKVTGDKAHPTNFGRLCTKGTTCGQAIAESGRMENAYLREQRDQDPVRTAMDTAISETADRLRHILDRDGPEALAFYVSGQMSLEAQYLANKLAKGFVRTPHIESNSRLCMASAGSGYKLSLGSDGPPGSYADFDRADLFFVIGANMADCHPILFLRMMDRVKAGAKLIVVDPRRSATADKASLYLPIKPGTDLALLNGLLHLLVKNGHTDPAFIAAFTDGWDAMPGFLEDYPPQTVADLTGLAEADIRQAADWIGQAAEWMSCWTMGLNQSTHGTWNTNALCNLHLATGAICRPGSGPFSLTGQPNAMGGREMGYMGPGLPGQRSVLVEADREFIADLWQIPHDSLPRQAGGGTVAMFEQMAAGQIKACWIICTNPVASAPNRKTVIAGLQAAELVITQDAFLDTETNRYADILLPGALWAEAEGVMINSERNLTLMQKAVDAPGETLPDWQIIARVACAMGFAEAFTYASAADVFEEIKRAWNPKTGYDIRGASYARLRDQPLQWPCASNEADDRNPIRYLDTGTLKFATDNGKGQFFPRPHMPPAEMPDDAFPFVLNTGRLQHQWHTLTKTGKVATLNKLNPGPFVEIHPQDAARLGINAKDSVEIRSARGRAVLPAVVTDRVRPGNCFAPFHWNDVFGDNLAINAVTNDAVDPISLQPEFKFCAVALARVALIDHQFLDAPAAAEHSPLTEALTMSRLDAFADLTGIRDLPKPQLSDSERTYLAGFLSGLQASAGGVPVMPANAPLAKDSRLWLDGLLGGLFSRADTVVAAPPSPTVTLLWASQTGNAEALAERFAKRLRDAGISVELSAMADFPPSKLATTQTLAVISSTFGDGDPPDNGESFWHGLSNVDTRLESLRFAVLALGDPNYDQFCKHGKQLDQRLLELGATRLLDRVDCDTEFEERADAWLAQFQQALNPAKPPSLPTPAGKTKLHGARLLLNRHLNPHSRHKETRQFALDLADSGLAYEAGDALGVRPRNCPELVSELLDLTRLNASTSVNIDTFGDVPLQQALTQHFEIARPGAETLAFIAERSANPGLEHLLRPEHKAELKDWLWGRQLVDVLQEYPVECSADELLGTLKRLQPRLYSIASSAKAHPHEVHLTVAAVRYGKRKGVSSTFLADRAGDGEVPVFVQPNKHFRTPTDGDVPMIMIGPGTGVAPFRAFLQERRAQGHQGRNWLFFGEQHAASDFYYQDELQGLQRDGLLTHLSLAFSRDQAQKIYVQDRIRETGDELWRWLQDGAKLYICGDASQMAKDVDQALRQVAQTHGGLSAESAVEYWRQLSEQKRYLRDVY, via the coding sequence ATGGCAAACCAAAGCGTACGCAGCGTGTGTCCCTATTGTGGCGTGGGCTGCGGCATCGTCATGCAGGTCGAAAACAACAAAGTGGTCAAGGTGACCGGCGACAAGGCCCACCCCACCAACTTCGGTCGCCTGTGCACCAAGGGCACCACGTGCGGCCAGGCCATCGCCGAGTCTGGCCGCATGGAAAACGCCTACCTGCGTGAGCAGCGCGACCAAGACCCGGTGCGCACTGCGATGGACACCGCCATCAGCGAAACCGCCGACCGCTTGCGCCACATCCTCGATCGCGATGGCCCCGAGGCGCTGGCGTTCTACGTGTCCGGGCAGATGTCGTTGGAAGCCCAATACCTGGCCAATAAGCTGGCCAAAGGTTTTGTGCGCACCCCTCACATCGAGTCCAACTCACGCCTGTGCATGGCCAGCGCCGGCAGCGGCTACAAGCTGTCCCTGGGCTCCGACGGCCCGCCCGGCTCCTATGCAGATTTCGACCGTGCCGACCTGTTCTTCGTGATCGGCGCCAATATGGCCGACTGTCATCCGATTCTGTTCCTGCGCATGATGGACCGGGTCAAGGCCGGGGCGAAGCTGATCGTCGTCGACCCCAGGCGCAGCGCCACGGCCGATAAGGCCAGCCTGTACCTGCCGATCAAGCCAGGTACCGACCTCGCCTTGCTCAATGGCCTGCTGCACCTGTTGGTGAAAAACGGCCACACCGACCCGGCCTTTATCGCCGCGTTCACCGACGGCTGGGACGCCATGCCCGGTTTCCTCGAGGACTACCCGCCGCAGACTGTCGCCGACCTCACGGGCCTGGCCGAAGCGGATATCCGCCAAGCCGCCGACTGGATCGGCCAGGCCGCCGAGTGGATGAGCTGCTGGACCATGGGCCTCAACCAGAGCACCCACGGCACCTGGAACACCAACGCCCTGTGCAACCTGCACCTGGCCACCGGCGCCATCTGCCGCCCCGGCAGCGGGCCGTTTTCGCTTACCGGCCAACCCAATGCCATGGGCGGACGCGAAATGGGTTACATGGGCCCGGGCCTGCCAGGGCAGCGCTCGGTGTTGGTGGAGGCCGACCGCGAATTTATCGCAGACCTCTGGCAAATCCCCCACGACAGCCTGCCGCGCCAGGCCGGCGGCGGTACCGTGGCGATGTTCGAGCAGATGGCCGCCGGGCAGATCAAGGCCTGCTGGATCATCTGCACCAACCCGGTCGCCAGCGCGCCCAACCGCAAGACCGTAATCGCCGGCCTGCAAGCCGCCGAACTGGTGATCACCCAGGACGCCTTCCTCGACACCGAGACCAACCGCTACGCCGACATCCTCTTGCCCGGCGCACTGTGGGCCGAGGCCGAAGGCGTGATGATCAACTCCGAACGCAACTTGACCCTGATGCAAAAGGCCGTCGACGCACCGGGCGAAACCCTGCCCGACTGGCAGATCATTGCCCGGGTCGCCTGCGCAATGGGCTTTGCCGAGGCTTTCACCTATGCATCCGCCGCCGACGTCTTCGAAGAGATCAAACGCGCCTGGAACCCCAAGACCGGCTATGACATTCGTGGCGCCAGCTACGCGCGGCTGCGGGACCAACCGCTGCAATGGCCCTGTGCATCGAATGAGGCCGACGACCGCAACCCGATTCGCTACCTGGATACCGGCACACTCAAATTTGCCACCGATAACGGCAAGGGCCAGTTTTTTCCACGCCCGCATATGCCACCGGCGGAAATGCCCGATGACGCCTTCCCCTTCGTACTCAATACCGGCCGCCTGCAGCACCAGTGGCACACCCTGACCAAGACCGGCAAGGTCGCCACGCTGAACAAACTCAACCCTGGCCCGTTTGTGGAAATCCACCCGCAAGACGCTGCGCGCCTGGGCATCAACGCCAAGGATTCGGTGGAGATCCGCTCCGCGCGCGGCCGCGCCGTACTGCCTGCGGTGGTCACCGACCGCGTGCGTCCGGGCAACTGCTTTGCACCCTTCCACTGGAACGATGTGTTTGGCGACAACCTGGCGATCAACGCCGTGACCAACGACGCCGTCGACCCGATTTCGCTGCAGCCCGAATTCAAGTTCTGCGCGGTCGCCCTCGCCCGTGTCGCCCTGATCGACCACCAGTTTCTCGACGCGCCGGCAGCGGCTGAACACTCCCCGTTAACAGAGGCCCTCACTATGTCGCGTCTCGACGCCTTCGCCGACCTCACCGGCATCCGCGACCTGCCCAAACCCCAGCTGAGCGACAGTGAACGCACCTACCTCGCCGGTTTCCTCAGCGGCCTGCAAGCCAGTGCCGGAGGGGTACCGGTGATGCCGGCCAATGCGCCGTTGGCCAAGGATTCGCGGTTGTGGCTGGACGGCTTGCTCGGCGGTTTATTCAGCCGTGCCGACACCGTTGTTGCCGCACCGCCCTCGCCGACAGTGACCCTGCTGTGGGCCTCGCAAACCGGCAACGCCGAAGCCCTGGCCGAGCGCTTTGCCAAGCGCCTGCGCGACGCCGGCATCAGCGTGGAACTGAGCGCCATGGCCGACTTCCCGCCGAGCAAACTGGCGACCACCCAGACCCTGGCCGTGATCAGTAGCACCTTTGGCGACGGCGACCCACCGGACAACGGTGAAAGCTTCTGGCACGGCCTCAGCAACGTCGACACGCGCCTGGAGTCGCTGCGCTTTGCGGTGCTGGCGCTGGGCGATCCAAATTACGACCAGTTCTGCAAACACGGTAAACAACTCGACCAGCGCCTGCTGGAATTGGGCGCCACGCGTCTGCTCGACCGTGTGGACTGCGACACCGAATTCGAAGAACGCGCCGATGCCTGGCTGGCGCAGTTCCAGCAAGCCCTCAACCCGGCAAAACCGCCAAGCCTGCCCACGCCGGCGGGCAAAACCAAGCTGCACGGGGCACGGCTGCTGCTCAACCGGCACCTCAACCCCCACAGCCGTCACAAGGAAACCCGCCAGTTCGCCCTCGACCTGGCCGACTCCGGGTTGGCCTATGAAGCCGGCGATGCCCTTGGCGTGCGGCCGCGCAACTGCCCTGAACTGGTGAGCGAATTGCTCGACCTGACCCGCTTGAACGCCAGCACCTCGGTGAACATCGACACCTTCGGTGATGTGCCACTGCAACAGGCGCTCACCCAACATTTCGAAATCGCCCGCCCCGGCGCTGAAACCCTCGCGTTTATTGCCGAGCGCAGCGCCAACCCTGGCCTGGAGCACTTATTGCGGCCCGAGCACAAGGCCGAACTAAAAGACTGGCTCTGGGGCCGGCAGCTGGTGGACGTGCTGCAGGAATACCCCGTCGAGTGTTCGGCCGACGAGCTGCTGGGCACCCTCAAGCGCCTGCAACCGCGCCTGTACTCGATTGCCTCCAGCGCCAAGGCGCACCCACACGAAGTGCACCTCACCGTGGCCGCCGTGCGTTACGGCAAGCGCAAAGGCGTGTCGTCGACCTTCCTGGCCGACCGTGCGGGCGACGGCGAAGTGCCGGTGTTCGTACAGCCGAACAAGCACTTTCGTACGCCCACTGACGGCGATGTACCGATGATCATGATCGGCCCTGGCACCGGCGTGGCGCCGTTCCGCGCGTTTTTGCAGGAGCGCCGGGCGCAGGGGCATCAGGGCCGTAACTGGCTGTTCTTTGGCGAGCAGCATGCCGCCAGCGACTTCTACTATCAGGATGAGCTGCAAGGCTTGCAGCGCGACGGCTTGCTCACCCACCTGAGCCTGGCGTTTTCCCGCGACCAGGCGCAGAAAATCTACGTGCAGGACCGCATCCGCGAAACAGGCGACGAGCTGTGGCGCTGGCTACAGGACGGCGCCAAGCTGTACATCTGCGGGGACGCCAGCCAGATGGCCAAGGACGTCGACCAGGCATTGCGCCAGGTCGCGCAAACCCACGGCGGGCTGAGTGCCGAGAGCGCCGTGGAGTACTGGCGGCAGTTGAGCGAGCAGAAGCGTTATCTGCGTGATGTGTATTGA
- a CDS encoding methyl-accepting chemotaxis protein — MNEAAGRQREAVELVSTAFNEMVATANEVARSCSGAAESAENGHRRVAEGKQQIEVTTDNVNRLGRRLTESSQAMVELEAGSRSINQILGTIRAIAEQTNLLALNAAIEAARAGDQGRGFAVVADEVRALAKRTSDSTGEIENLLGTLENKTQEVTQKMGSCLDLSRASVSSIESARDSFEGIQLSVNEIRDQNLQISAAAEEQHSVAEEINRHIQQIYDEARLVESLANSAQDDSGRLSNLSDELNGLVGRFKS; from the coding sequence ATGAACGAAGCCGCCGGGCGCCAGCGTGAGGCAGTGGAATTAGTATCCACCGCATTCAATGAAATGGTCGCCACCGCCAACGAAGTCGCCCGCTCGTGCAGCGGTGCCGCCGAATCCGCCGAGAACGGCCATCGCCGCGTCGCCGAGGGCAAGCAGCAGATCGAAGTGACCACCGATAACGTCAACCGCCTGGGCCGCCGCCTGACCGAATCGTCCCAGGCCATGGTCGAGCTGGAAGCCGGCAGCCGCAGCATCAACCAGATCCTCGGCACCATCCGTGCGATTGCCGAGCAGACCAACCTGCTGGCGCTTAACGCAGCCATCGAGGCTGCGCGCGCCGGCGACCAGGGCCGTGGTTTTGCCGTGGTCGCCGACGAGGTGCGCGCCCTGGCCAAGCGCACCTCCGACTCCACCGGCGAGATCGAGAACCTGCTCGGCACCCTGGAAAACAAGACCCAGGAAGTCACCCAGAAAATGGGCAGCTGCCTGGACCTGTCACGGGCCAGTGTGTCGTCCATCGAAAGCGCACGGGACAGTTTTGAAGGCATCCAGTTGTCGGTCAACGAGATCCGCGACCAGAACCTGCAAATCTCCGCTGCCGCCGAGGAGCAACACAGCGTGGCCGAAGAGATCAACCGGCATATCCAGCAGATCTACGACGAGGCGCGCCTGGTGGAAAGCCTGGCCAACTCGGCGCAGGACGACTCCGGAAGGTTGTCGAATTTGTCGGATGAGTTGAATGGCTTGGTGGGGCGCTTCAAGTCCTGA
- a CDS encoding UV damage endonuclease UvsE, producing MTHPRIGFLCQYQHPDRLLSASALKLIEGPFNPRTTTLRWMESVTPQVARDKLVEVVTHNLAAQLRLLTYVAELPPTLHMLRLSSDLLPFYSHPKVAALYKDPAIERQLVEGFAAIGDLARAADIRLSFHPGQYCVLASENPGVVENSLAEFEYHADMIRMMGYGRRFQDLKCNVHIAGRLGVEGTRAVWPRLSEVARNCITFENDEKTYGLDHCLQVADLAPVVLDIHHCWINEDDYIDPHSERVARVIESWRGVRPTMHYSQPQESLQDLGFDADHKLEMEALLQVVSKRDLYAHSAQMWNRWTNDYALQFIDRFDIMLEAKGKNIAALAFYEQFKSRST from the coding sequence ATGACTCACCCCCGCATCGGTTTCCTGTGCCAGTACCAGCATCCTGATCGCCTGCTGTCCGCCAGCGCCTTGAAGCTGATCGAAGGCCCTTTCAACCCGCGCACCACCACGTTGCGCTGGATGGAGAGTGTCACGCCGCAGGTGGCCCGCGATAAATTGGTCGAAGTGGTCACCCATAACCTGGCCGCCCAATTACGCCTGTTGACCTATGTCGCCGAGCTGCCGCCGACCTTGCACATGCTGCGTCTGAGCAGCGACCTGTTGCCGTTCTATAGCCACCCGAAAGTCGCCGCGCTGTACAAGGACCCGGCCATCGAACGTCAGCTGGTCGAGGGGTTTGCCGCGATCGGCGACCTGGCGCGCGCTGCGGACATCCGCCTGTCGTTCCACCCCGGCCAGTACTGTGTGCTCGCTTCGGAGAACCCTGGCGTGGTGGAAAACAGCCTCGCCGAATTCGAATACCACGCCGACATGATCCGCATGATGGGCTACGGCCGACGTTTCCAGGACCTCAAGTGCAACGTGCATATCGCCGGCCGCCTCGGCGTGGAAGGCACGCGCGCGGTGTGGCCGCGCCTGTCGGAAGTGGCGCGCAACTGCATCACCTTCGAGAACGACGAGAAAACCTACGGCCTGGATCACTGCCTGCAAGTCGCCGACCTGGCGCCGGTGGTGCTGGACATCCACCATTGCTGGATCAACGAAGACGACTACATCGACCCCCACTCGGAACGCGTCGCGCGGGTGATTGAAAGCTGGCGAGGCGTACGCCCGACCATGCACTATTCCCAACCGCAGGAAAGCCTGCAGGATCTGGGCTTCGACGCCGACCACAAGCTGGAAATGGAGGCCTTGCTGCAGGTGGTCTCCAAGCGCGACCTCTATGCCCACAGCGCGCAGATGTGGAACCGCTGGACCAACGACTACGCGCTGCAGTTTATCGATCGTTTCGACATCATGCTTGAAGCCAAGGGCAAGAACATCGCAGCGTTGGCGTTCTACGAACAGTTCAAGTCTCGTTCAACGTAG
- a CDS encoding DUF2231 domain-containing protein has product MTTLPAYRYTPGPLHATLLAGTVPLFLGALLSDIAYTQTYQIQWANFASWLIAGALVFAGFAFLFALVNLLRAERKAGQPTRYVLLLLATWLLGLVNAFQHAKDAYASMPTGLVLSAIVLLLTLAATWTGLRSRGVQ; this is encoded by the coding sequence ATGACTACCCTCCCCGCCTACCGATACACGCCAGGGCCGCTGCATGCGACTTTGCTGGCCGGCACCGTGCCGTTGTTTCTCGGCGCCTTGCTCAGTGACATTGCCTACACCCAGACCTACCAGATTCAATGGGCCAACTTCGCATCCTGGTTGATCGCCGGCGCGCTGGTGTTCGCGGGCTTCGCGTTCCTGTTCGCGCTGGTCAACCTGCTCCGCGCCGAGCGTAAGGCCGGGCAGCCCACGCGGTATGTCCTGCTGCTGTTGGCCACCTGGCTATTGGGCCTGGTCAACGCCTTCCAGCATGCCAAGGATGCCTACGCCTCGATGCCGACAGGCCTGGTGCTGTCGGCCATCGTCTTGCTGCTGACACTGGCAGCCACCTGGACCGGCCTGCGTTCGCGAGGTGTCCAATGA